CGAAAATCACGTTCTCCCCTCTTTTCTCAAAACGTTCCCGCCAGGGAATATCGTAACGGATGGTTTTGCAGATTAAAACCCAGGAAATATAAAGAAAAGCAGAGGCTGTTAATTCCATTAATCGGCGCATAAAAGTCATTTTAGCATACTTAAATAATGTATAATAAACGTAAAATGAAACTATTACTGATCCAACCTTCAATGTATCACCAAGTCGGCAAGCTCTTAAAATTTAAAAAGGCCTTTATTCCTTCGATCACCATGCCAACCCTGGCCGCCCTGACCTCACACGAGGTTGAAGTCGAGATCATTGATGAACATGTCGATGAGATCGATCTTGACCGCAAAGCCGACCTGGTCGCGATCACCTGCCACACTTTCTCCGCCTCCCGGGCGTACGAGATCGCCGATGAATTCCGTAAAAGAGGGACCAAAGTCATCCTGGGCGGGATCCACCCGACCGTCCTGCCCGACGAAGCAAAAGAACACGCCGACAGCGTCATGATCGGCGAAGTCGAGGATATTTGGGAAACGGTCATTAAAGATCTGAGGGCCAAAGAGTTAAAGCCATTCTACAGGCCCGGTTACCCAAGCTTGTCGCGGCTGGTCATTCCCAGGATCGACCTGATCAATCTGGCTAAATATCAGAAAATGCCCTTCTCCAGGCTCCCCACTATTCCGCTGGAAACCTCCCGCGGCTGTCCTTTTTCCTGCGACTTTTGCCTGGTGACCGGTTTTTACGGCCGCCATCAGCGGATGAAGCCGGTCAAGAACGTTGTCAAAGAGATCCAGGCGATCGGCGCTAAATATTATTTTTTCTGCGACGTCAATATCGGGGCGAACCAGGAACGGGCCCGCGAGCTTTTTGCCGCTCTTGCCCCGTTAAAGATCAAATGGGCCGGCCAGTTCAATGTTTTTGCCGCCAAGCATCCGGCCATGCTGAAGCTGGCCCGGCAAAGCGGCTGTTACGCCGCCTACCTGGGGATCGAAAGCATCAACGAAGCAAGCCTGCGCAGTGTCAATAAAAAGATCAATCGGATCGAAGATTACGCGGAACAACTTAAAGTTTTCCATGACTGCGGCCTGCCGATCCATGGTAGTTTTGTTTTTGGATTGGATGAAGACGATGAAGCAACGATCGACCAGACGGTTGAATTTGTCGATCGCAATCACATTGACAAGGTCACCTACTATTTCCTTTTCCCGATCCCGGGGACGGCCCAATACGACCGGATCAAAGCGGAAGGGAGAATGGTCCATGACCGCTACTGGCTGGATAAAACCCGCCCGCTGTTGGATGTCCACTACCAGCCAAAGAAGATCAGCCGGGAGAAATTGCTGGAAAAGTTCTGGGAAGCGAACGATAAAACTTTTTCCTGGAGATCGATCGTTAAAAGACTTTTTCTGCCGCCGCAGCCGCAAGCCCTGACCTCGTTCGTCTCGAATATTTATTACCGGAAAATGAACCGGAAGCGGGAATTAACTTTTTCGTAAATTAGCTTTTTGCCTGTCCTTCAGATCAAGATAAGTCTCGAACAGCTCGACCTGCCGGTCGTCACTTTCCCCCAACCAAAGCCGGTGGACCGCTTCCGGGCCAAGTGGCTGGTTTTCAAAGCGCGGCCGTTCCTGGACCACGACCCCCACCCCCTCCATCGCTTGCTCCAAATA
This genomic interval from Candidatus Margulisiibacteriota bacterium contains the following:
- a CDS encoding B12-binding domain-containing radical SAM protein, which codes for MYNKRKMKLLLIQPSMYHQVGKLLKFKKAFIPSITMPTLAALTSHEVEVEIIDEHVDEIDLDRKADLVAITCHTFSASRAYEIADEFRKRGTKVILGGIHPTVLPDEAKEHADSVMIGEVEDIWETVIKDLRAKELKPFYRPGYPSLSRLVIPRIDLINLAKYQKMPFSRLPTIPLETSRGCPFSCDFCLVTGFYGRHQRMKPVKNVVKEIQAIGAKYYFFCDVNIGANQERARELFAALAPLKIKWAGQFNVFAAKHPAMLKLARQSGCYAAYLGIESINEASLRSVNKKINRIEDYAEQLKVFHDCGLPIHGSFVFGLDEDDEATIDQTVEFVDRNHIDKVTYYFLFPIPGTAQYDRIKAEGRMVHDRYWLDKTRPLLDVHYQPKKISREKLLEKFWEANDKTFSWRSIVKRLFLPPQPQALTSFVSNIYYRKMNRKRELTFS